Proteins encoded in a region of the Carassius gibelio isolate Cgi1373 ecotype wild population from Czech Republic chromosome B5, carGib1.2-hapl.c, whole genome shotgun sequence genome:
- the atf5a gene encoding uncharacterized protein atf5a: MMTMSAPIWKTLLVCPADPLTLSHPQANHSQSEGRRGEGPEENQHLIGNGLSDWMTEEVDFSSYLPTPHSSPSPNASLPPSPLQHDIQVPSDLEVMTSLLQEELAQLEDYFLSDPLPEKASKLGKCDKGPTAVGPPSYYQLPYASYSTSNQSETSPLLVTLATGELDLLSFCGGPIGRTKIPRHAPYSCSRPNSNVCSRKRVSDGVRVGDSYESSIWSSKGNSSGNSAVAPGGSYSCAEDERVVGKGYCLGSAVEIRRCAILPKEEKNCRYTEEAVGASKAGGGGYNFNGSIQIPHKKDEMMMYGTREVHLSGIGGSAEMEMMGEAKNGASDAKANIPWKTEPNESCFLQGTSQEEAYHSFLGAINDPVKAESVEIHRQHNFHCGFLEDQSPECLSGDRHGPEMGSPCARGVCVLKEDPCIVKPDLEVPLIEVNHGERKQKKRDQNKTAAHRYRQRKRAELDTLEEQLHGLEGRNRELRDKAESVEREIQYVKDLLIEVYKARSQRLKQETSA; encoded by the exons ATGATGACAATGTCAGCACCCATTTGGAAGACTCTACTCGTCTGCCCGGCAGAccccctcactctctctcaccCACAGGCTAACCACAGCCAATCGGAGGGGCGCAGAGGGGAGGGGCCAGAGGAGAACCAGCACTTAATTG GTAATGGTCTTAGTGACTGGATGACGGAAGAAGTAGATTTCTCCTCTTACCTCCCAACCCCTCACTCCTCTCCCTCCCCCAATGCATCCCTTCCCCCCTCGCCCCTCCAGCATGACATCCAGGTGCCCTCAGATTTGGAGGTCATGACCTCTCTGCTGCAAGAGGAGCTTGCTCAGCTGGAGGATTACTTCCTGTCTGACCCACTCCCAGAAAAAGCCTCCAAACTGGGCAAATGCGACAAGGGTCCAACGGCAGTTGGTCCACCATCGTATTACCAGTTGCCCTACGCATCATATTCTACTTCCAACCAATCTGAAACCAGCCCTCTACTTGTTACCCTGGCAACTGGAGAACTTGACTTGCTGAGCTTTTGTGGGGGTCCCATTGGCCGTACCAAGATTCCTAGACATGCCCCTTACAGTTGCAGCCGCCCCAACAGCAACGTCTGCAGCCGCAAGAGAGTTTCCGATGGGGTAAGGGTGGGTGACAGCTACGAGAGTAGCATCTGGAGTTCCAAAGGAAATTCCTCAGGTAACTCAGCTGTTGCACCTGGTGGGAGCTACAGCTGTGCTGAAGATGAGCGGGTGGTAGGCAAAGGGTACTGCCTCGGCAGTGCAGTGGAAATCAGGAGGTGCGCCATTTTACCCAAAGAAGAGAAGAACTGCCGCTACACGGAAGAGGCTGTTGGTGCGAGCAAAGCCGGCGGTGGTGGGTACAACTTTAACGGATCCATTCAAATTCCCCACAAGAAAGATGAAATGATGATGTACGGCACCAGAGAAGTCCATTTAAGTGGCATAGGAGGAAGTGCGGAGATGGAGATGATGGGCGAAGCCAAGAATGGTGCTAGCGATGCGAAGGCGAACATCCCCTGGAAGACGGAACCCAATGAAAGCTGTTTCCTCCAAGGTACATCCCAAGAAGAGGCCTACCACAGCTTCCTTGGGGCCATCAATGACCCAGTCAAGGCGGAGAGCGTAGAGATCCATCGGCAACATAACTTCCACTGTGGCTTTCTCGAAGACCAAAGCCCCGAATGCCTGAGCGGTGACCGCCACGGACCTGAAATGGGGTCCCCGTGTGCCAGAGGAGTCTGTGTGCTGAAAGAAGACCCCTGCATTGTGAAACCAGACCTTGAGGTGCCACTAATCGAAGTGAACCATGGTGAACGGAAACAGAAGAAGAGAGACCAGAACAAGACTGCAGCTCACAG GTATCGCCAAAGGAAGCGAGCAGAGTTGGATACGTTGGAGGAACAGCTTCATGGTCTGGAGGGCAGAAACCGTGAGCTACGGGACAAGGCAGAATCGGTGGAACGAGAAATCCAGTATGTGAAAGACCTCCTGATTGAGGTGTACAAGGCCCGCAGCCAACGTCTCAAACAGGAAACCAGCGCCTGA